Proteins encoded by one window of Candidatus Obscuribacterales bacterium:
- a CDS encoding 1-acyl-sn-glycerol-3-phosphate acyltransferase has translation MPDFFSVLYGIYFFTMGFVLLTVSAAVKVVTFPFDKTGKLTHHFSSLSGHHFIRVNPGWSVKFDGLSTIEPNMSYVFVSNHQSLMDILVLYGIMRPFKWVSKEEMFRVPVIGWTLTLNQYVRIRRGNGSSTKEMLKSCRYWLSQKTSVMMFPEGTRSPDGEIQKFRYGAFKLAADADVPILPIVIDGTRQIMRKGSLQIGFHSDIRVKALAPVYPKDFNYDSHALSNYVRSQMIVELSKLRQEAQEQETLGMSVA, from the coding sequence ATGCCAGACTTCTTCAGCGTTTTATACGGCATTTACTTCTTCACGATGGGTTTCGTGCTACTGACTGTGTCCGCCGCAGTTAAGGTCGTCACTTTTCCTTTCGACAAGACCGGCAAGCTGACTCATCATTTCTCAAGCTTGAGCGGACATCACTTTATACGCGTCAACCCTGGTTGGTCGGTCAAATTCGACGGGCTCTCGACGATCGAGCCAAACATGAGTTATGTATTTGTTTCCAACCATCAATCCCTAATGGATATCTTGGTCCTTTACGGCATTATGCGTCCATTCAAATGGGTTTCCAAAGAGGAGATGTTTCGCGTCCCCGTTATCGGCTGGACACTTACGCTCAACCAATATGTCCGAATCAGACGCGGCAATGGCTCCAGCACAAAAGAAATGCTCAAATCCTGTCGATATTGGTTATCTCAAAAGACTTCGGTAATGATGTTTCCCGAAGGCACGCGCTCGCCAGACGGCGAGATTCAAAAATTTCGTTATGGTGCCTTTAAGTTGGCGGCAGATGCTGATGTACCAATTCTTCCTATCGTGATTGATGGTACAAGGCAAATCATGCGAAAAGGATCTCTGCAAATTGGTTTTCATTCAGATATAAGAGTAAAAGCTCTCGCTCCTGTCTATCCCAAGGATTTCAATTACGACTCTCATGCCTTAAGTAATTACGTACGCAGTCAAATGATCGTTGAATTGAGTAAATTACGTCAAGAAGCCCAAGAGCAGGAAACGCTAGGCATGTCGGTAGCATAA
- a CDS encoding TonB C-terminal domain-containing protein — translation MTTRILLAGLLTLTTAGFALSKPALHGSVGQDENIAPAKPGKSSTSLGRSDIEKTFVPENKPESKEIELAWDAWHKRLAEAIYARFDFLALQKFEDSPPLGVKIRYVVTKDGRIDGLTVLQKSSNMMFDTLACHAIMWQARKPDLLKFPEGSNRQSVEKFATFTQNMGDEGYKATEGDKETVNVGH, via the coding sequence ATGACAACTCGAATCCTTCTTGCTGGTCTTCTCACTCTTACTACTGCGGGGTTTGCCCTCAGCAAACCGGCATTACATGGCTCCGTTGGGCAAGACGAAAATATCGCACCGGCAAAGCCGGGTAAGTCATCTACTTCACTTGGAAGAAGTGACATTGAGAAGACCTTTGTTCCGGAAAACAAGCCCGAAAGCAAAGAAATAGAACTTGCCTGGGACGCTTGGCACAAACGTTTGGCAGAAGCAATTTATGCGCGCTTTGATTTTTTAGCTCTGCAAAAGTTTGAGGACAGCCCTCCTTTAGGAGTCAAAATCCGCTATGTAGTGACCAAGGATGGCCGCATTGACGGACTAACGGTATTGCAGAAGTCTTCAAATATGATGTTCGATACTCTCGCCTGTCACGCAATTATGTGGCAAGCAAGAAAACCTGATCTTTTAAAATTCCCCGAGGGATCAAACAGGCAATCGGTAGAAAAATTTGCCACCTTCACACAAAACATGGGTGATGAGGGTTATAAGGCAACCGAAGGCGATAAGGAGACGGTAAATGTCGGACACTAA
- a CDS encoding FAD-binding protein encodes MSDTKYHQLEQELVGIVGRDHVLSSPVDLAVYECDGETLDTARPDLVVLPGNSDEVSAVVKLANKHKVPISPRGAGTGLSGGATTIMGGISLVLTRMKKIINIDPENLTATVEVGVTNIAVSKATAKWGLYFAPDPSSQIASTIGGNIAENSGGPHTLKYGMTNQHVVGVKVVLPDGRVTTFGGKARDNSGLDLLGVFIGSEGTLGIAVEATLKLTPLPKQIETMIAYFPSVEKGGQAVSDVVAHGVIPAAMEMIDKLTLNAVEDALKLGLQKDAGALLIVELDGQKAGIAAQKEIVIDCVKKNSATNISWAENPQERMSIWKARKSAFGALGRIAPHAYVLDGVIPRSKLAEAISSIAAISEKYKVMIANVYHAGDGNLHPAILFHRDNQEETLRVMNAAREILELCLMLGGTLSGEHGIGIEKLDEMPLAFSQTDLQCMSYVHTAFNPEGILNPGKVVPNLKSCGESGIRPLLRHQLSAAGTLN; translated from the coding sequence ATGTCGGACACTAAGTATCATCAGTTAGAGCAGGAATTAGTCGGCATCGTCGGACGTGATCATGTTTTATCATCACCCGTGGATCTTGCAGTATATGAATGTGACGGAGAAACGCTGGATACGGCTCGTCCGGATTTAGTTGTACTTCCCGGAAACTCCGACGAAGTATCGGCAGTTGTGAAACTAGCCAATAAGCACAAAGTGCCTATTTCCCCTCGTGGCGCAGGTACTGGACTATCAGGTGGTGCCACCACAATCATGGGTGGTATCAGTCTTGTTCTGACGCGCATGAAGAAAATAATCAATATTGATCCGGAAAATCTCACCGCAACTGTAGAAGTTGGCGTAACCAATATTGCTGTTTCCAAGGCAACAGCCAAATGGGGTCTTTATTTTGCTCCGGATCCATCCAGCCAAATTGCATCAACAATTGGCGGTAATATCGCCGAGAATTCCGGTGGTCCGCATACGCTTAAATACGGCATGACAAACCAGCATGTAGTGGGCGTAAAGGTAGTTCTACCGGACGGTCGAGTTACAACTTTTGGCGGCAAGGCGCGTGACAATTCAGGATTGGATCTTCTAGGTGTCTTTATTGGATCGGAAGGCACACTCGGCATTGCGGTTGAAGCTACGTTGAAGCTAACTCCGTTACCTAAGCAAATTGAAACTATGATCGCCTATTTCCCCTCAGTAGAGAAAGGCGGGCAAGCCGTATCAGACGTTGTTGCTCATGGCGTAATTCCAGCTGCTATGGAAATGATCGACAAACTAACTCTCAATGCTGTTGAGGACGCTTTAAAGTTAGGACTGCAAAAAGATGCGGGTGCACTTTTGATTGTCGAACTCGACGGACAAAAGGCAGGCATTGCCGCACAAAAAGAAATTGTTATTGATTGCGTCAAGAAAAATAGCGCCACTAATATTTCATGGGCAGAAAACCCTCAGGAAAGAATGTCTATATGGAAGGCGCGTAAATCGGCCTTTGGAGCGCTCGGCCGAATTGCTCCACATGCATATGTGTTGGACGGAGTAATTCCAAGATCAAAACTAGCTGAGGCAATTTCTTCAATTGCAGCCATCAGCGAAAAATACAAAGTGATGATCGCAAATGTATATCATGCAGGCGATGGCAATTTGCACCCGGCCATTTTGTTTCACCGCGACAATCAAGAAGAGACTCTGCGCGTGATGAATGCAGCCCGGGAAATTTTAGAGCTGTGCCTGATGCTGGGCGGCACATTATCAGGCGAGCACGGTATAGGAATTGAGAAATTGGACGAGATGCCTTTGGCTTTTAGCCAAACAGATCTCCAATGCATGTCTTATGTGCATACTGCTTTCAATCCAGAAGGTATATTGAACCCCGGCAAGGTTGTTCCGAACCTCAAATCTTGCGGTGAGTCAGGCATTCGCCCCTTGCTGCGTCACCAGCTATCGGCAGCCGGAACATTAAATTAG